From Acidobacteriota bacterium, one genomic window encodes:
- a CDS encoding cyclic nucleotide-binding domain-containing protein has protein sequence MSREEKRKEIRDHHTILQAIKEIGAISELVEYESGHGYKYGVDIEVAIYGRNYGPGKKVGPYIRMFEYPPGAEIVHQGDWETNTFFIIEQGAAEVFVDIEGGQQKQVAVFEAGRPVGEMGVIAGVARAATVKAHHERGIRVLEVQRPALRILRKLRKFGTALDLTYRDNGRKSTLTTISLSDDLKQQLNDISEFKVIVRGHTICSEGTFIDKLYIIKDGWIERSATSKQGTVTDYMGPGYALGMNALTIDRARWTFKATALGRTELLEIPLSKVKANPALLKLLQTEFEPYGTIGTPLQPVKELTFTPAAKTAQKHILDKGLADANNLLLMDMDLCVRCGNCSLACHEIHGQSRLTRRGIHVLRPKHADRPKLDQSLLAPAVCLHCKDPECLTGCPTGAIARFSGGQVDIVPSLCIGCGDCATQCPYNSISLIPRDDLKRSPATGAKATPAKTAGPAKGGDRKGQPAPEPAKEPFAKQLFTSLKLKYDEKPKPVIAEDNLVAVKCNLCNDTPLNPKVDGKPVYKDHKYNCEENCPTGALMRVNPSQYFEEIGRIKGKAFRQDGSTLYGSQFGWKDTGKQIAHTVGILATLALCGGTMAGIVSYGLGTPLFNTQWFNLRWITGLVGLLGIVVVMLYPGRRQVWRKRAGALRYWMLAHAYAGVIAGVILLLHGGTHLGGILTSILMISFDLVILTGLVGLLLYWIGPRTLTQIEGEPLLVEDLLRRRQELYQEIADVTLTSQSEAEQQGRQQQFATDFLGTRDKVLDLTTSLGFLMRQYFKRESLDDLLKSIHTLFESDTSKLDKREKDAFLRLLDAAVIIRRIDALIYIHRALKIWLPPHVISTSVMLATMLIHIVQVTYYLWK, from the coding sequence ATGAGCCGAGAAGAGAAGCGTAAGGAAATTCGCGACCATCACACCATCCTGCAAGCCATCAAGGAAATTGGTGCGATCAGTGAACTGGTCGAATATGAATCCGGTCATGGCTACAAGTATGGCGTGGATATTGAAGTCGCCATCTATGGCCGGAATTATGGTCCAGGCAAGAAAGTCGGTCCCTACATCCGCATGTTTGAATATCCACCGGGGGCTGAGATTGTTCACCAGGGCGACTGGGAAACCAATACCTTTTTTATCATTGAGCAGGGCGCTGCCGAAGTCTTTGTTGATATCGAAGGCGGTCAGCAAAAACAGGTCGCGGTATTTGAAGCCGGACGCCCGGTCGGCGAAATGGGCGTGATTGCCGGGGTCGCCCGTGCCGCCACGGTCAAAGCCCACCACGAACGCGGCATCCGGGTGCTCGAAGTCCAGCGACCGGCCTTGCGCATCCTGCGCAAACTCAGGAAATTTGGAACGGCTCTCGACCTGACCTACCGCGACAATGGCCGCAAATCAACCCTGACCACGATCAGCCTCAGTGATGACCTCAAACAGCAACTCAATGATATTTCAGAGTTTAAGGTCATTGTCCGTGGTCACACGATTTGTAGCGAAGGTACGTTCATTGATAAGCTCTATATCATCAAAGACGGCTGGATTGAGCGCTCAGCCACCAGCAAGCAGGGAACTGTCACCGATTATATGGGCCCCGGGTATGCCCTCGGGATGAACGCCCTCACCATTGATAGAGCCCGCTGGACATTTAAAGCCACGGCGCTTGGTCGAACCGAACTTCTGGAAATTCCGCTCAGCAAAGTCAAAGCCAATCCAGCACTGCTCAAGCTCCTGCAAACTGAGTTTGAACCCTATGGTACGATTGGCACCCCGCTGCAACCGGTCAAGGAACTGACCTTTACCCCGGCAGCCAAAACCGCCCAAAAACACATTCTGGACAAGGGGTTGGCTGATGCCAACAACCTGCTTCTGATGGACATGGATTTGTGCGTCCGGTGCGGGAATTGTTCGCTGGCCTGCCACGAAATCCATGGCCAGTCCCGATTGACACGCCGGGGCATCCACGTTTTGCGCCCCAAACACGCTGACCGACCAAAACTTGATCAGAGTCTGCTGGCGCCAGCCGTCTGTCTGCACTGTAAAGACCCGGAATGTTTAACCGGTTGCCCAACCGGGGCGATTGCCCGATTTTCCGGCGGTCAGGTGGATATTGTCCCTTCGCTGTGCATTGGGTGCGGAGACTGTGCCACCCAGTGCCCCTACAATTCAATTTCGCTCATTCCACGCGACGACCTGAAACGTTCACCAGCCACTGGCGCCAAGGCGACTCCAGCCAAAACGGCAGGCCCCGCCAAAGGCGGCGACCGCAAGGGGCAGCCAGCCCCCGAACCGGCCAAAGAACCGTTTGCCAAACAACTCTTCACCTCGCTCAAGCTCAAATATGACGAAAAACCCAAACCAGTCATTGCCGAAGACAATCTGGTAGCCGTCAAGTGCAATCTGTGCAACGACACGCCACTCAATCCCAAAGTGGATGGCAAACCGGTCTATAAAGATCACAAATACAATTGTGAAGAAAATTGCCCAACCGGAGCCCTGATGCGGGTCAATCCCAGTCAGTATTTCGAGGAAATCGGACGCATCAAAGGCAAAGCCTTCCGTCAGGATGGCTCGACACTCTACGGAAGCCAGTTTGGGTGGAAAGACACTGGAAAACAAATTGCCCACACGGTGGGAATCCTGGCCACGCTGGCGTTGTGTGGTGGAACGATGGCAGGAATTGTGTCCTATGGGCTTGGAACACCCCTCTTCAATACCCAGTGGTTTAATCTCCGCTGGATTACAGGTCTGGTCGGATTGCTGGGGATTGTGGTCGTGATGCTCTATCCAGGTCGCCGTCAGGTCTGGCGCAAACGCGCTGGCGCCTTGCGCTACTGGATGCTTGCCCACGCCTATGCGGGGGTGATTGCCGGGGTGATTTTACTGCTCCACGGAGGCACTCACCTGGGCGGTATTCTCACCAGTATCCTCATGATTTCGTTTGATCTGGTTATTTTGACCGGTTTAGTTGGATTGCTTCTCTACTGGATCGGTCCACGCACCTTGACCCAGATTGAAGGCGAACCGTTGCTGGTTGAAGACCTGCTCCGCCGCCGTCAGGAACTGTATCAGGAAATTGCCGACGTTACCTTGACCTCCCAAAGTGAAGCCGAACAACAGGGCCGTCAGCAGCAGTTTGCGACCGATTTTCTCGGAACCCGCGATAAAGTGCTTGATCTGACGACCTCGCTCGGATTCCTGATGCGGCAATACTTCAAGCGCGAATCGCTTGATGACCTGCTCAAGTCAATTCACACCTTGTTTGAGTCTGACACTTCAAAACTCGACAAACGCGAAAAAGATGCCTTCCTACGGTTGCTGGATGCGGCAGTGATTATCCGGCGGATTGATGCGCTCATCTACATCCATCGCGCCCTCAAAATCTGGCTGCCGCCACACGTCATTTCGACTTCGGTTATGCTGGCAACCATGCTGATTCACATTGTTCAGGTGACTTATTACTTGTGGAAGTAA
- a CDS encoding NAD(P)-binding domain-containing protein has protein sequence MTATPTRFVIKRKDLYEDDLVLELDGLAIGSALGSDLLLNHPTVSRIHAGIREIDESFWLTNLSKSNGTLVNGALIETIQIQPGDTIQIGIFLIRPAFDVPDQIILEIDRQIDSVSAGNRAAGILGNPIQAAAEGKTIKLDPSLFAFLDEITSTGSLTGQLQFPGQTQQLKKDGKTTQEIEMERQGTQKLTPQPQQTQQLQMKTSGSTARMATMRLQRGQTGMLTALAGLSGDEQKKFQESIDTFWERRKQAEQGEQKLADISALRPQEPDPELAQYNLHLGKKQFNWLPSFDLVRPWPRGYLYVFGGTAILAMLLAAVFYEKAYSPGEVSNPHNLPLAQQPADVNQRVGAKIVANIAAENNCAACHSPVLSMQKLCMDCHQTAHFNPEVISAHQKANVGCVDCHTEHKGKEFKPAGVARSMCIDCHRDDPRHPKAHDAKGQLLKNPHPNTAGYPVNKQTGQWTWTNPLNPKWKQVFPANIGPKEKFHLVHGVGLNAAGEDWKCSGCHEGFTPAAKAKVISEDKCSVCHGATYDEESKRKLDQLAANFKLDCNSCHPQHGYDTVALASLKKAGKDRTPIVWTPEGVYRGGKDWQWTSFAAKFGGMSVNGWLAFFSILPLTALGFLVVDSNRRRNVLTLLKGNIIELSRKKVKFNDITYAKRWESKEQIKRAEEAAKARPVPQPVINYETCIGCHNCILACPQDVLGFDDQEHHAIVVNYEQCMEDTGCQQACPTVPQSCVLINTKKKIREAPKPIRKGINDGYETEHAAGVYLVGDVSGVPLIRNAIKEGRAAMDKIADRIQTEGRAAGADYDVAIIGIGPGGISATARAAERNLTYVALEQGRKYSTIADKYPAGKYVAFNPYNPGDPELGTVKLEGPGDLKEKMLAWWDEAVDKLGLKINEYEGCKEIAKEGDIFVIKTEKNPAGYRVRKVVLALGTAGEPRKLGCPGEDLKAPDGKPRVVNRLQDPSVYKGKNIVVVGAGNSAVEAAVDLTGKRQDDGTVGFPKEGANQVALVVRSDFPKDLTLENKMWVYYCIDRGKIKAYFGAGIKEITETEVSIEKIRDKSEIVRMPNDVVFAMIGSIAPKEFLSKIGIKYAGDDRKK, from the coding sequence ATGACAGCCACGCCGACGCGATTTGTAATTAAACGCAAAGATCTCTATGAAGATGACCTCGTGCTTGAACTGGACGGGTTAGCCATTGGCTCCGCCCTTGGAAGCGATCTCTTGCTCAATCACCCAACGGTGTCGCGCATCCACGCTGGAATTCGTGAAATTGACGAAAGCTTTTGGTTGACCAACCTGTCCAAATCCAACGGAACGCTGGTCAATGGGGCGTTGATTGAAACCATCCAAATCCAACCCGGTGACACCATCCAAATCGGGATTTTCCTCATTCGCCCGGCGTTTGATGTGCCAGACCAGATCATCCTTGAAATTGATCGCCAGATTGACTCGGTTTCCGCCGGGAATCGGGCCGCTGGTATTCTGGGAAATCCAATTCAGGCAGCCGCCGAGGGCAAAACGATCAAGCTGGATCCAAGTTTGTTTGCCTTCCTGGATGAAATCACCTCCACGGGCAGCCTGACTGGGCAACTTCAATTTCCAGGACAAACCCAACAGCTTAAAAAAGATGGAAAAACGACCCAGGAAATTGAAATGGAGCGCCAGGGGACGCAAAAACTGACCCCACAGCCTCAACAAACGCAGCAACTACAAATGAAAACCAGCGGTAGCACGGCTCGCATGGCCACCATGCGGCTGCAGCGCGGCCAAACCGGAATGCTGACCGCGCTGGCCGGGCTTTCAGGCGACGAACAGAAAAAGTTTCAGGAATCAATTGACACGTTTTGGGAACGCCGCAAACAGGCTGAGCAGGGCGAGCAAAAGTTAGCCGATATTTCAGCGCTACGCCCGCAAGAACCCGATCCGGAACTGGCACAGTACAACCTGCATCTGGGCAAAAAACAGTTCAACTGGCTGCCGTCGTTCGATCTGGTTCGCCCCTGGCCGCGCGGATACCTGTATGTTTTTGGCGGAACAGCTATTCTGGCGATGCTCCTGGCCGCCGTGTTCTATGAAAAAGCCTATTCACCGGGCGAAGTTTCCAATCCACACAACCTGCCGCTGGCCCAGCAGCCCGCCGATGTGAATCAACGGGTTGGGGCAAAAATAGTGGCCAATATTGCGGCTGAAAACAATTGTGCCGCCTGCCATTCGCCAGTTCTCTCAATGCAGAAACTGTGTATGGACTGCCACCAAACGGCGCACTTCAACCCAGAAGTCATTTCCGCGCACCAGAAAGCCAACGTCGGCTGTGTTGATTGTCACACCGAGCACAAAGGCAAGGAGTTTAAGCCGGCTGGGGTTGCCCGCAGTATGTGTATTGACTGCCACCGCGATGACCCACGCCATCCCAAAGCCCATGATGCCAAAGGGCAGTTGTTGAAAAACCCGCATCCCAACACGGCTGGCTATCCGGTGAATAAACAAACCGGCCAATGGACCTGGACCAACCCGCTCAATCCGAAATGGAAACAGGTCTTCCCGGCCAACATTGGGCCCAAAGAAAAGTTCCACCTGGTTCACGGCGTCGGACTCAATGCCGCTGGCGAAGACTGGAAATGCTCGGGCTGCCACGAAGGCTTCACCCCGGCGGCCAAAGCCAAGGTCATCAGTGAAGACAAGTGCAGTGTCTGCCACGGCGCGACCTATGACGAGGAAAGCAAACGCAAGCTTGATCAACTGGCGGCCAATTTCAAACTGGATTGTAATAGTTGCCACCCGCAGCACGGCTATGACACCGTCGCTCTGGCCTCGCTCAAGAAAGCCGGAAAAGACCGCACACCGATTGTCTGGACACCGGAAGGCGTCTACCGAGGCGGGAAAGACTGGCAATGGACGTCATTTGCCGCCAAATTTGGCGGGATGTCAGTCAATGGCTGGCTGGCGTTCTTTAGTATCCTTCCCCTCACGGCGCTTGGGTTCCTGGTGGTTGACTCAAACCGTCGCCGCAATGTGCTCACCTTGCTCAAAGGTAACATCATTGAATTGTCCCGCAAGAAGGTAAAATTCAACGACATCACCTATGCCAAACGGTGGGAGTCCAAAGAACAAATCAAACGGGCTGAAGAGGCAGCCAAGGCCCGTCCTGTGCCACAACCGGTGATTAACTATGAAACCTGCATTGGGTGCCATAACTGTATCCTGGCCTGTCCGCAGGATGTGTTGGGCTTTGATGACCAGGAACACCACGCCATTGTAGTCAATTATGAACAGTGCATGGAAGACACCGGCTGTCAGCAAGCCTGCCCGACCGTGCCCCAATCCTGCGTCCTGATCAATACCAAGAAGAAGATCCGTGAAGCACCCAAACCAATCCGCAAGGGTATCAATGACGGTTATGAAACCGAACACGCTGCCGGCGTCTACCTCGTAGGCGATGTTTCAGGCGTGCCGTTGATCCGCAATGCCATTAAAGAAGGTCGCGCGGCAATGGACAAAATTGCGGATCGCATTCAAACCGAAGGTCGGGCTGCCGGTGCCGACTACGACGTGGCGATTATTGGTATCGGCCCAGGTGGAATTTCAGCCACTGCCCGGGCCGCCGAACGCAATCTGACCTATGTAGCCCTGGAGCAGGGCCGAAAGTACTCCACCATCGCTGACAAATACCCGGCGGGCAAGTATGTGGCCTTCAACCCCTATAACCCCGGCGACCCGGAACTCGGCACGGTCAAACTTGAAGGCCCAGGTGATTTGAAAGAAAAAATGCTGGCCTGGTGGGATGAAGCGGTTGATAAACTTGGTCTCAAGATCAATGAATATGAAGGCTGTAAAGAAATTGCCAAAGAGGGCGACATCTTTGTGATCAAGACCGAGAAAAACCCAGCCGGGTATCGGGTCCGCAAGGTTGTGCTGGCGCTTGGTACGGCGGGTGAACCACGCAAACTGGGCTGTCCTGGTGAAGACCTGAAAGCACCTGATGGCAAACCCAGAGTGGTCAATCGGTTGCAGGATCCAAGCGTCTACAAAGGGAAGAATATTGTCGTGGTGGGTGCTGGAAACTCAGCCGTTGAAGCAGCGGTTGATTTGACCGGCAAACGCCAGGATGACGGAACGGTCGGCTTCCCGAAAGAAGGCGCCAATCAGGTTGCCCTTGTGGTTCGGTCTGATTTTCCGAAAGACCTGACGCTCGAAAACAAGATGTGGGTCTATTACTGCATTGACCGGGGCAAGATCAAAGCCTATTTTGGCGCTGGCATTAAGGAAATTACCGAAACCGAAGTTTCGATTGAAAAGATTCGCGACAAATCTGAAATCGTCCGGATGCCCAATGATGTGGTGTTTGCCATGATCGGCAGCATCGCACCGAAGGAATTCCTCTCCAAGATCGGCATCAAGTATGCCGGCGACGACCGGAAGAAATGA
- a CDS encoding reverse transcriptase-like protein, translated as MEQPKPNEVLLVCDGSSLKNGQENSPAAAAALLEWNGHRKLFGAYMGSGTNQQAEIVAACLGLEQLKRPCQVTVISDSQYVVKTMKGEFRRKANHEFWDRLDKAAKPHRVIWTWTRGHAGHPLQEVCDTAARKIAETGTVDTDFLAGLVEKLEASQEAKS; from the coding sequence ATGGAACAACCAAAACCCAATGAAGTGCTGCTGGTCTGTGATGGATCCAGCTTGAAAAATGGTCAGGAAAACTCGCCCGCCGCCGCCGCTGCCCTGCTTGAATGGAATGGCCATCGCAAATTATTTGGGGCGTATATGGGCTCTGGCACCAATCAGCAGGCGGAAATTGTCGCGGCCTGCCTTGGACTGGAACAACTCAAACGGCCTTGCCAGGTGACAGTCATCTCTGATTCACAATATGTCGTGAAAACCATGAAGGGCGAGTTTCGGCGCAAAGCCAATCACGAATTTTGGGACCGCCTCGATAAAGCCGCCAAACCGCACCGGGTCATCTGGACCTGGACGCGGGGGCACGCTGGGCATCCGTTGCAGGAAGTTTGTGATACGGCAGCCCGCAAGATTGCTGAAACCGGCACGGTTGATACCGATTTTCTGGCTGGGCTGGTAGAAAAACTTGAGGCAAGCCAGGAAGCGAAGTCGTGA
- the selB gene encoding selenocysteine-specific translation elongation factor — MKNIIVGTAGHIDHGKTSLVKALTGTDTDRLKEEKQRGITIDIGFANLTLNGFQLGFVDVPGHERFVKNMLAGAHGIDLVMLVIAADESVMPQTREHLEICQLLKIPTGLVVLTKIDLVDTEWLELVQSEVETFVEGTFLESKPVISVSTRTGDGLNELKHALEQIALTVTEKSSTRPPRLPIDRVFSVKGFGTVVTGTLIAGSFRIGDDVEIHPGGRRTRVRSIEVHGESSEVATAGQRTAINLQGVDIEAVTRGQVVTPAGRFAATHMMDVQLELLASVEKPLRHRARVRFHHGTSEVMARVHLLNSPADLASKNRELGPGQRCFAQLHLEEPVLALPGDRFIIRHYSPQFTVGGGLVLDVQPHRHRAGDREGVTAFLAKLVSSDSAVRVAAFLEKSGSSGCTLAELAARSGESDEVLKEILNHLHQKNQLVFIDITNGKTLGPKDLTRPFRTNWKVHLEPLKAALLKRVGDFHRQKPLQPGASREEMREQVFARLPVEVFKFTVESLVTEKKLVADGEVLRLASYQIKVSGAEAQIKEQMERTLRETGLQGLSMAELFEKLKFKDAQARPVYFLLLNEKRFVRVGEFTCHAEIIQNLIAEVRAYKAQSPTLDIAFFKDRFGLSRKYVIPLLEYLDSERITRRVGNVREIL, encoded by the coding sequence ATGAAAAACATCATTGTTGGCACGGCAGGGCATATTGACCACGGAAAAACATCCCTGGTCAAAGCACTTACCGGAACAGACACTGATCGGCTCAAAGAAGAAAAACAACGCGGTATCACGATTGATATTGGATTTGCAAACCTGACACTCAATGGGTTTCAGTTGGGATTTGTTGACGTGCCGGGGCATGAACGGTTTGTTAAAAACATGCTGGCTGGTGCCCATGGCATTGATCTGGTCATGCTGGTGATTGCGGCTGATGAGTCAGTGATGCCTCAGACCAGAGAGCATCTCGAAATTTGCCAGTTGCTCAAGATCCCAACCGGGCTGGTGGTGCTCACCAAAATTGACCTGGTTGATACCGAGTGGCTTGAACTTGTCCAGAGCGAAGTCGAAACATTCGTTGAAGGAACATTCCTTGAGAGCAAACCCGTCATTTCAGTCAGCACCCGTACCGGCGACGGCCTTAATGAGTTAAAGCACGCCCTGGAGCAGATTGCGCTCACCGTTACCGAAAAAAGCAGTACTCGCCCGCCGCGCCTCCCAATTGATCGGGTGTTTTCAGTCAAAGGATTTGGCACCGTTGTTACTGGAACCTTGATTGCCGGGAGTTTTCGAATTGGTGATGACGTTGAAATTCATCCAGGTGGTCGCCGAACCAGAGTCCGCAGTATTGAAGTCCACGGTGAATCATCTGAGGTAGCCACCGCCGGGCAGCGAACTGCCATCAATTTGCAAGGTGTGGATATTGAGGCCGTAACCCGTGGGCAGGTGGTCACTCCGGCTGGACGATTTGCGGCAACGCACATGATGGATGTCCAGTTAGAGTTGCTGGCTTCAGTTGAAAAGCCATTGCGTCATCGGGCTCGCGTACGTTTCCATCACGGAACAAGTGAAGTCATGGCGCGAGTCCATTTGTTGAATTCACCTGCCGATTTGGCTTCAAAAAATCGCGAACTTGGCCCCGGGCAGCGTTGTTTTGCCCAACTCCACCTTGAAGAACCGGTGCTGGCCTTACCGGGTGACCGGTTTATCATTCGGCACTACTCACCTCAGTTCACCGTCGGAGGTGGACTTGTCCTGGACGTTCAACCCCATCGGCATCGAGCCGGTGACCGTGAGGGTGTCACCGCTTTTTTAGCCAAACTTGTCAGTTCAGATTCGGCAGTTCGGGTGGCGGCTTTCCTGGAAAAAAGTGGTTCTTCCGGGTGTACTCTGGCTGAACTGGCTGCCAGAAGCGGTGAGTCAGATGAGGTACTCAAAGAAATACTCAATCATCTGCACCAGAAAAACCAGCTTGTATTCATTGACATCACCAACGGAAAAACCCTTGGACCAAAAGATCTGACTCGGCCATTCCGGACCAACTGGAAAGTGCACCTGGAGCCACTCAAAGCCGCGTTGCTGAAACGGGTTGGCGATTTTCACCGGCAAAAACCATTGCAACCAGGTGCTTCGCGGGAAGAGATGCGAGAGCAAGTTTTCGCACGCTTGCCGGTTGAGGTCTTTAAATTCACGGTTGAATCACTGGTCACTGAAAAAAAACTGGTTGCTGATGGGGAAGTGCTCCGACTGGCCAGTTACCAGATTAAAGTTTCCGGGGCAGAAGCTCAGATCAAGGAGCAAATGGAAAGAACCCTCCGCGAGACTGGATTGCAGGGACTCTCAATGGCCGAACTCTTTGAAAAGCTCAAATTCAAGGATGCCCAGGCCAGACCGGTTTATTTTCTGTTGCTCAATGAAAAGCGATTTGTACGCGTCGGTGAATTTACCTGCCACGCTGAGATCATCCAGAATCTAATTGCTGAAGTACGGGCCTACAAAGCACAATCACCAACACTTGATATCGCTTTTTTCAAAGATCGTTTCGGGTTGTCACGCAAATATGTCATTCCGCTCCTTGAATATCTGGACAGTGAGCGCATCACCCGCCGCGTTGGAAACGTGCGCGAGATTCTTTGA